The following nucleotide sequence is from Acidobacteriota bacterium.
CGTCTCGCTCGCGGCCGGGACCGAGAACCATTTCGCGGAGCCGCTCCCCCACGGCATCGACTGCGAGCGGTGCCATGGTCCCGGAGACCTGCACGTGGCGCGCTGGAAGACGCTGTCGGACCACCCTCCGGAGTCGGACGACACGATCGTGAACCCGCGGAAGCTGGGTCGGGTCACCCGCATCCAGGTCTGCCTTCAATGCCACCTTGGGGACTCGGACGCCGGCGCGAGGGTGACGCGCCCCGACCACGACCTGCGCGACTTCCGCCCGGGGGGCCACATCGGCGAGTACCTCGACGTCCTCTCCTTCGACCCTCCGATGGCGAACCGGTTCGGCCTCGGGAGCCAGGGAGATCGGCTGATGCTGAGCCGCTGCTACAAGGAGAGCGGCGGCGGGGTCGACTGCCTCACGTGCCACGATCCCCACGTCTCCGTCTTCTCGAAGAGCCGCCCTGCGGATCAGTTCCGCAGGGCCTGCCTCACGTGCCATACGACGGCCTCGTGCGCCGTGTCGGAGCCCGAGCGACGGCGGCAGAGCGCGTTGGACGACTGCGTCGCGTGCCACATGCGCCGATCAGAGCCCGCCGACCAGCGCTACACGGCTTTCACCGACCACTGGATTCGCCGTCGCATCGATCCCCCGGCCCCCCCGGCGGCGGAGCGCCCGGGCGCGACCCTGAGCGTGCTGCGGGTCGGCGGCGAGCCCGAAGGAGGCGAGGGGCCGACCGCTTTCAGCATGGGCGTCGCCTATTTCGCGAAGAAGATGGAGGGGACCTACTCGAGCCTCATTCCGTGGTCGAAGCCCGAGGGAGAGTTCCGGTCCGTCGTGGAGCGCGAGCCGACGCTCGCCGAGGGATGGCACATGCTCGGGACGGTGGCGCTTCGACAGGGGCACATCACCGAGGCGATCGGCGACTTCCGTGAGGCGCTGAAGCTGAAGCCCGATCACGCCCGGGCCCGCCGCCAGCTCGCGGCGGCCCTCCTCCTCCAGGGGCGCGCGGGCGAGGCGGAGCCGCTGCTCCGCAGAGCGGTCGCCGAGAACCCCTCCGACATCGCCGCGATGTCCGATCTCGCGCGCGCCCTCGTCGTCCTCGGCAGCGAGGGGGAGGCGGGGGAAATCCTCGCGCGCGCCCTCGGGTTGGACCCGGGCGAGCCGACGCTGCGCGCGAACCAGGGGATGCTGGAGGCGCGGCTGGGGCGCCACACCGACGCGGTTCCAGACCTGCGGGCCGCCGCGTCGCTCGCGCCCGGCGTGCCGGAGATCTGGGACGCGCTCGCGTCCTCGCTCATCGCGTCACACCAGGTGCGCGCGGCTCTCGGTCCCGCGCGGCGAGCTGTGACGCTGAGGCCGACGCTGAGCGCCGCGCAGTACCATTTCGGGGTCGCGCTCGCGGCGGCGGGGGAGCTTCGCGAGGCGCGGGCGGCGTTCCAGATGGCCGTGACGCTGAACCCGGCCAGCTCGGAGGCGCTCGCGGCCCTCAGCGGGCTTCCGGAGCCGGGAGCGCTCGCGCAAAGCGGGACACTTCCTCCGCCACGCGCTCCAGGTGCTCGACCAGCAGGTGGGACCCCCCCTCCACGAGGGCCAGCGTCTTCGGCCCCGGGATCCTCGAATAGATTGACTCGAATTCCTTGAGCGGCGCCAGCGTGTCGGCGGTGCCGTGGATGAAGAGGACGGGCTTCCGGCACGCCTCGAGGAATGAGAAGTCCGCCAGATTGGCCGGCGGCGCGATGCCGATGAGAGCGTCCACTCTCGGATCCTGAACCCCCACCCGGAGTCCCACCCAGGACCCGAACGAAAAGCCTCCCATCGTGACGGGAAGACCCGAGGAGGCTCCGTCGAGCCAGTCGAGAGCGGCGAGGGCGTCGTCGCGCTCGCCAATCCCTCGATCGTGAGATCCTTCGCTCCCCCCTGCGCCGCGGAAGTTGAACCTCAGCACGAGGTGCGAGGACTCCTCGAGCGCCCTCGCGGCCCGGTGCACGACCTTCGTGTGCATCGTTCCGCCCCCGAGGGGATGGGGGTGGCAGAAGACCGCTGCCCGCCGCGGGCGATCCGCCATGCGTCCCTGGAGAATCCCCTCGATACGTCCTGCCGGGCCGGTGAACTCGACGGCGCGCGTGTGTCCCATGGCGTGGCGCTGGATTCAGTCGTGCTTGACCGAGAGATCGCCCATCGACGCGTGCGTCTGGAGCTCGAGCACCGGAGCCGTATCGTCCTGCGGCTGCGCCTCGTCGTGCGGCACATCCGAGTCGCCGAAGGAGACGGTCGACCGGGACTTGAGCCGGACGTTGTGCGGGACGACGATCCGGAAATCGCCCATCGACATGCGGGCCACCGCGGAGATCCTGCTCGACGGCGGCCACGCGCCGTCGAAGCTCACGCGCACATCCCCCATCGATCCGTGGAGCTCGAGGTTCGCCGGGAGCGCGTTTCCGAGGCCGCGCACCTTGGTGTCGCCCATCGAGAAACGGAAGGAGGCTCGGGCGAGCTTCCCGACCAGGGGCTTCGAGAAGTTCAGATCCTGATCCCCCATGCTCATGTGCGCTTCGAGGTCGGTGAGGGTGAGCCCGCCGAGGTCGACGTGCGACTCGCACCTGGAGAGCAGGAGGTCGAGCGAGGTCGGCACTCCTTCGGGGAGGGTGATGGCGACCTTGTTCTGGTTCTTGTGATTGCCGAACATGATGAAGAAGAAGGGGACGCGGCGCCGGAACTCGACCGAGAGCTGGCGCCGACCCTCGGAGTCGCGAGATTCCTCCTGCGTCAGCGCGTACGTGCCGGGGTCGAAGTTCCCGTCGACCTTGACCCCGCTCCCCGGGGCGCCGGGCTGGACGGTGAAGTCACCCTCGGAGAGCTTCAGGATGACGCGCACGGGCTCCACGCCGGCGCGCGCCTGCCGGTTGGCGTCGAGCGCCGGAAGGTCCACGCCGGGAGTCTGGGGCCCGGCGGGGGAGGGTGCCGGCGGGGGGGCCGGGGCCGGCACCGGAATGGTGAACGAGGTCGGGACGGGGTGCTGCTCGCCGTCGTTCCCCGCGCGGCGCGCCATGAAAATCATCCCCGAGACCCCGATCGCGACCAGGATCACGAGACCGAGGCACCCGACGCCGGCGTAGAACGCGACCTTCCTGCAGCCCCCTGATGCCATCGACTTGCCCCCTCGGGAACCTGTCGCGCGCGGTCGATGTAACATGACGCGGCATGCTGGATCGGATTCAGCGACACCTCGGCGCGCTGATCGGAGACCGGTCGCCCCTCGGGGGCCCCGATCGCCTTCGCGAGGCCGAGTCGTACGCCGAGAGAATACTCCAGGCGGCGGGTCTCCGCGTAACCCGCGAGCCCATCGCGGTCGCTGGCGGGGCATGGTGCAATGTGTTCGGGGATCTCGGCCCCGAAGGCGGCGCGCCGCTCTTCGTCGTCGGCGCTCACCTCGACACGGTGAGGGGAACGCCCGGGGCCGACGACAACGCGAGCGGGGCCGCGGCCCTCCTCGCTCTCGCCGAGTGGGCCGGATCGCGTCCGTCCCCCCGCTCACACACCCTGAGGTTCGCGGCCTTCAACCTCGAGGAGTGGGGGATGGCAGGGAGCCTGGAGCACGCCGAGGCGTTGCGCCGCGCGGGCCGACCCGTCGAGGGGATGATCTCGCTCGAGATGATCGGCTACGTCGATTCCGCCCCCGGCGCCCAGAGGTTTCCTCCGGGGATGGGATTCGGCCGCCGCCGCACGGGAGACTTCATCTCCGTCGTCGGAAATGGCGCCTCGCGGGCGCTGACGGCAGGGCTCGCCCGATCGCTCGGAGCGGCCGGTCTTCCCGTCGAGGCCGCCAGTCTTCCCGCCAGCCTCGCGATGCTGGTCGGCGCGTCGCTCTCGGACCACTCGTCGTTCTGGCGGCAGGGCTACCGCGCCGCGATGGTCGGCGACACCACCTTTTACCGGAACCCCCACTACCACCTGCCGACGGACACTCTCGAGACGCTCTCACTCCCGTTCATCGAGAGCGTCACGCAGGGGGTCGCCGGGTTTCTCGAGCTGCTCGAGGGGGCGGACCGCTAGGACGAAGAGATGCGTGACGCCCTCCGTGGCCGCGAATCCGGCCACGGACGGACATTCGACGGCGCGCCGGACCGGACCGCGGCGAGATCGTCCACGAACCGTCTTCCCCAGTCGCTCGACTTGGACATCAGCACCCGCGCGAGGAGCGCGGCATGCCGCCTCCGCCGCTCGGAGACCGTCATCGAGAGGGCCGTCCGGATCCCGTCGGCGACGTCCGAGAGCACGATCGGATTGACGATGATCGCCTCGAGGAGATCCTCCGCGGCGCCGGTGAAGCGGCTCAGGACGAGCACGCCGGGGGATTCGCGATCCTGGGAGGCGACGAACTCCTTCGCCACCAGGTTCATTCCGTCACGGAGCGGGGTCACGAGCATGACGTCGGCGTCCCTGTACAGCTCGGCCAGGAACTCCCGCGGGTAGGAGCGATAGAGGTAACGGATGGGGGTCCAGTCGTGCTCGCCCATCTCGCCGTTCACGCGTCCGATGATCGCGTCGAGGCGCCTCTTCTGTCTTCCGTACTCGGGGACGGTGGCACGGCTCGGCGAGGCGATCTGCACGTAGACGACCTTCTTCCTCCACTCGGGGTACGTCGTCAGGAATTGCTCGAAGGCGAGGATCCGCTCGGGAATCCCCTTGGTGTAGTCGAGGCGGTCGACGCCGAGGATCAGCCGGCGATCGCGCAGGGTCGGGATCAGATCGCGCGCCCGCTCCGTGGCCGCGGAGGTCTCCCTCCCGGGGAGGAACTCCGCCGGCTCGATGCCCACGGGGTAGACGCCGACGCGCTGGACGTGACCCCCCGCGATGAGGACGTTCCCCTCCCCCCGGGCGTTGAGCTCCTTGCGGCAGGCGTAGATGTAGTTGTCGAGGTAGCGCTGGAGCTGGAAGCCGACCACGTCGTAGGCGAGACACGCGTCGAGATAATCGCGGGGATCCGGCAGGAGCTGCCAGTGCTCGTGCGGCGGGAACGGCGTGTGGAGGAAGAATCCGATCGGCCCGTGCCAGCCGAGCCGCCGCAGCTCCCTCCCGAGCGGAAAGAGGTGGTAGTCGTGAATCCAGACGATGTCGCCGTCGCGGAGGTGCGGCTTCAGGACCGAGGCGAAACGCGCCTGAACCTCGCGGTAGCTCCGCTCCTGATCGAGATCGATCCGGACGCGTCCCTGAAAGCAGTGAAGGAGCGGCCAGAGCGTCTCGTTGCAGAATCCGAGGTAGAAGCGATCGAACTCCTGGCGGGAGAGAGGGCATCCGAGCAACTCGACGCCGTCGAGGAACTGCCGGGTGATCGAGGCGGGGCGGGCGGGGTCGGCGATGCGGCCGCTCCAGCCGAACCAGAGGCTGCCGGGAGATCGCGAGAGGACGCCGAGGAGCGCGGTCACGAGCCCCCCCGCGAGCGGCTCGGACTTCCCCGTGCCGGCCGCCGACTCGACGCACGGCAGCCGGTTCGAGACGACGACGAGCCGCCGATCGCCGCTCATGAGGCGGCGTCCCGCTCGACGACGTCGAGCCATCGGCGGAGGAAGAGGGGGAGGTCGATCCACGACGCCAGGCGCCCGTGCGCGCGCGTCGGCGTGTCGGAGCCCGCGATGCGCACGCCGAGCCCCGTCCCCTCGAGTGCGGAGAACGCCTCCTCGTCGGCGACGTCGTCTCCGACGTGCACCGGGAAGGTACCCGCCGGCGATCGACGCAGGATCTCCTGCACGGTGGTCCCCTTGTCGCGCCCCGGGACGCGGAGCTCGAGGCCGCCGTCGACGCGCGTGAGCCTCAGCCCCGACTCCGCGGCGATCGCGAGCCAGCGGCTCTCGCACTCCCTCAGAATCTCCTCGGCCTCCGACGCCCCGAGTCCGCGCGTGTGAAGCATCACGGACGCCCGTTTGCGCTCGAGCCGCCGGCTCCAGAGCCGGAAGGCGACGGCGCCGGTGGCGCGGTCGAGCGCGTCCCCGTCCCGGCGGTCGACGTGGTGCGCGACCATCACTCCGGGCGAGAGCATCTCCTCCCACCCGCACTCGCCCACGAGCATCACGCCGAGCCCGCCGATGAACGCGTCGAGCTCCTCGACCGGACGACCCGACACGACGGCCACGGTCGTGGCGCCCGATCGGACGATCTTCGACAGGGCGCTCATCGAGTGGGGAAACGGGACCGCTTCGTGCCGATCGGTCCGAAACGGGGCGAGCGTGCCGTCGTAGTCGAGGCTCAGGAGGCGGTGCTCCGCCGCGCGGGCCGCGGCCCAGAACGATGCCGGGATGCCGCCGAGCGCTCCGCGGCTCTCTTCGAGCTCCATCATCGGATCTCCACGCTTTCGCTCGCGCCGTAGTGCAGGCCGAGGATGAGGGTGAGGTATTCGCGGAGGTGGCGGGTCAGGAGGAAATTCTCGCGGACGAACCGGCGCCCCTTCCTCCCCATCGTGGCCATCAGCTCCGGGCGGCTGAGCAGGTAGCGCATCCTCAGGGCCGCTCCCTCGGGGCTGCTCACGAGGAACCCCGTGTGGTAGTTCACGACCTGGAGGGGGATGCCCCCCGTCTCCCCGCCGATCACCGCCTTCTCCTTCCACATGGCCTCGGTGACGGTCAGCCCGAACCCCTCGCGCGTCGACTTCTGGAGGACGAGCGTGGCGTGCCGCTGGAGGGCGTTGATCGCCCGGTGGGAATCGGGGGGGAGCTCGAGAACGTGGATGTCCGGGTCGTCCCCCGCCTCGGCGCGGACCTCCGAGAGAACCTCCGCTCCCTCGGGGTCGTCGTCGGCGGTTCCCCCCGCCAGCACGAGCTGGATCGGGATGTGCGGTTTCACGAGCCGGTAGGCGCGGATCACGCCGACGGGGTCCTTGAACCGATCGAACCGCGAGACCTGGAGGATCACCGGGCGCGAGGGTTCCAGATCGAAGCCGAGGGCGATCTCCTCGACGTCGCCCGCGTCGAGAGGGATGTTCTTCTCGCTCAGCGGATCGATGCTCGGCGCGATGAGGTACTGCGGGTGGGAGAGGGGCTGCGCGAACGCCGCGAGCGAGAAGACGCTGGCGTCGTAGGGACGGATGAAGCCGCGAAGGATTTTCCAGACCTGCCGGAACGGCCGGCTCACGTCGATGTGGCACCGCCAGACCCACTTGCCGCGCCGATCCGCAAAGTGCTGCAGAAGCGCGGCGGGCTGCGGGTCGTGGATGAACACGTAGTCCGCGTCCTTCAGCCGGTCCCGCAGCGATTCGGCGTTGCGCCGGCTCACCTCCTGGTAGACGTCGAGCTGGCGCGTCGAGATCGTCACGCTGTCCCCCTGCAGGGCGTTGTGGAGGCTCTTGGTCACCGAGAAGAACTCCGGCGTCCCGTCGATCACCTCCCATCGGGCGTCGAGTCCGAGATCGGCCATCAGCGGCACCAGCCGCGCGAGGATCTCCGCGACCCCGCCGCCGATCCGGGTGGAGTTCACGTGCACGACGGACTTGCCCCTGAGAGGCCTCGCGAGCTCACGGATCTGCTGGACGGCCTCGGGGCCGGCCGCCTCGGCGTAGTCGTCCAGGGCGACCCTCATGGCACTCTCGCCCCCGCCCTGGCGCCCGCGAGCGCCGCGGCGATGCGATCGCGCAGCTCGCCGAGCGACCAGAGCTCGTAGTCGACCGCCGCGAGGCGCTCGCGCTCGTGGGCGCACTCATCCCCCCAGCCGGCCAGCCATGCGGAAAAATCGTCCACCCGCCCCGGCTGGCGCCGGCGCGCCTCGATGAAGTGATGGAAGATGCTCCCGGTGGAGAGCCTCGGGATCATGGCGGTGAGCTCGGACGGAGTGGTGGCGCGCGCCCGCGTGTCGAGGATCACGAACTGGGATTTGAGGAAGTAGAACTCGTGGCCGCGGGCCGCCTGGGGAACTTCGCCCGCCTCCGCCAGTCGGTCCTCCACGACGTCGATGGTTTGGTGCCGGAGCTGCTCGAGGTCCGGGTAGTCCATCGGGTCGATCACTCCCAGTCGCTCGGCCAGAGCGGCGTCGTGGAGCTGTCGACGCGCCCAGACGGCGAAGTCGTTCCGGTACTCCGGGTCGTCGAACGCCGGCCTCAGGAGCGCGTCGTGGAAGTGGTGGGAGATGCTCTGCGCGGGAACGCTCGCGAGATGATCGCGAAGCTCGCGCAGGTTCTGCGCGCTCCGGCCGAGCGAGAGGATCGTCAGCGCACAGTCCATGACCTGAAGGGGCGCGGGGACGGTGAGCCGGCGGGCTGTTGCATCCATACCTCGTCCCTCCGCGTGCGCAGATGGGAGCCCGCCGCACCGGAAGCGTCCCACGCGGGCCCGCAGTGGCTGAGGCGATCTGAACCCCGGAAAACGTTCTGGTTTCTCCCAAGCAACAGCCGTTCCACGACGAGCCAGTCGGCAAGAAGTTCGTTCGAGTCAGCGATCTATGCCGGAATTCGCGAGGTCGCGGCTCTCCGGATCGTCGGACCGGATTCCTGAAAGCCCGGACATTGTGACGCAGAAACCAGACGCAGCCGTTCGGGACTTCACGCTAGAATGGCCGAGCCCGCGTTCCCGAGAAGCCGGAGGTTTCGATGAGCCCGATCGACCGCTACCGCCGCGCGGCGAACTACCTCGCCGCGGCGCAGATCTATCTCCAGGCCAATCCGCTTCTCGAGGAGCCGCTGCGCCCCGAGCACATCAAGCCGCGCCTTCTCGGGCACTGGGGGACGAGCCCGGGGATCAACTTCGTCTACGCGCACCTGAACCGCCTCATCCTCGAGACGGACGCGAGCGTCCTCCTGGTGACCGGACCCGGGCACGGGGCGGCGGCCAACCTCGCGAACATGTACCTCGAGGGGACCCTGGCCGAGTACTTCCCCGAGCTGACGCACGGTCGCGAGGGGCTCGCCCGCTTCCTGTCGTGGTTCTCGTGGCCCGATCGCTTCGCGAGCCATCTCAATCCCGGGCTCCCGGGGGTCATCCACGAGGGAGGCGAGCTGGGCTACGCCCTCGCCACCGCCTTCGGCGCGGCCCTCGACAACCCCGACCTCCTCGTCGCCTGCATCGTGGGCGACGGTGAGGCGGAGACGGGGCCGACCGCGACGGCCTGGCACGCCGCGAAGTTCGTGAACGCCGCGACGGACGGCGCGGTCCTCCCCATCCTCCACGTGAACGGGTTCAAGATCTCGTCGCCGACGATCTTCGGCACGATGGACGACGGGGAGCTGACCGCGCTTTTCACCGGCTACGGCTACTCGGTCCACATCGTCGACCTCGCGAAGGAGGGGGAGGCGATCGACGCGGCGATGGCGGCGGCGGTCGCCACCGCGCACGGCGAGATCCGCTCCCTCCAGAAGTCGGCGCGCGCCGGGCGCCCCGCCGATCGGCCGCGCTGGCCGATGATCGTCCTCCGGACGCCGAAGGGATGGACGGGGCCGAAGGAGATCGAAGGCAAGGTGGTCGAAGGGTGCTTCCGCGCCCACCAGGTTCCCGGGATCGAGCTCAAGACCAAGCCGGCGCAGCTCGCCGCGGTGGAGAAGTGGCTCCGTTCCTACAAGCCCGCCGAGCTCTTCGACGCCGCCGGGCGGCCGGCGGCCGACATCCTGGCCCTCTGCCCGCGGGGCGACCGACGCATCGCGCAGAACCCGCACGCGTTCGGCGGGAAGATCCGAAAGCCGTTGCACCTTCCCGCGCTCGAACAGCGCGCCCTGCGCCTCGAGAGTCGCGGCGCGGCGCGCGCCGGATCGATGGGCGAGCTGGGGAAGTACCTCAAGGAGGTCGTCACCCTCAACGCCGCCGAGCGCAACTTCCGCATCGTCTGCCCCGACGAGCTCGAGTCGAACCGCCTCGGCGCCGTCCTCGACGTCACGGAGCGCCAGTACGCGTGGCCGGTGCCGTCGTCGGCCGAGCACGTCGCGAGGGACGGCCGCGTCCTCGAGATCCTCAGCGAGCACACCTGCCAGGGGTGGCTCCAGGGGTACCTCCTCACGGGGCGGCACGGCGTCTTCCCCTGTTACGAGGCCTTCCTGCCGATCGTGGACGGGATGATGAACCAGTACGCGAAGTTCCTGAAGACTTCTCTCGAAGCCCCGTGGCGCCTCCCGGTCTCCTCTCTCAACTACCTCCTCACCTCCGAGAGCTGGCGGCAGGATCACAACGGCTACTCGCACCAGGGGCCGGGGTTCATCAACAACCTGATGACCAAGAAGGGGCACACGTACCGCATCTACCTCCCCCCCGACGCGAACTGCCTCCTGTCCACGGCCGATCACTGTCTCCGGAGCACGAACTACATCAATTTGATCATCGCCGGGAAGCAGCCGATGCCGCAGTGGCTGTCGATGGACGAGGCGATCGAGCACTGCCGCGTCGGCGCGTCGGTCTGGCGCTGGGCCGGCACGCACGACGGCGAGGATCCGCAGATCGTCCTCGCGGGGTGCGGCGACAACCTCACTCTCGAGGTGATGGCGGCGGCGCAGATGCTCCGTGAGTCCGTCCCGGAGTGGCGCGTCCGCGTCGTCAACGTCACGGATCTCATGACGCTCGGCATCCCGCAGAAGTACCCGCACGGCCTCGACGAGGGGCGGTTCGAGCGCCTCTTCCCGCCGGCCGTCCCCGTCGTCTTCAACTTCCACGGCTACACCGCCGCGATCAAGCAGCTTCTCTTCGAGCGCCCGGGAAACGAACGGTTCGACATCAACGGCTACCGCGAGGAGGGGACGACGACCACCCCCTTCGACATGCAGGTGCGGAACCGCACGAGCCGGTTCCACCTCGTCACCCAGGCGGCGCAGACGATGGCGGCGCGCCACCCCGGCGTCGGGGCGCGCGCCGAGGAGCTGGTCCGCGCGTGCGAGAAGTCGCTGGCGGATCACCGCGCCTACATCTGCGAGCGCGGCGAGGACCCGGCGGAGATCACGAAGTGGGAGTGGAGCGGGAGGTGACGGCCTACTTCGCGCGAAGGCTGGCGAAAGGAGCTGTTGAATGGAAGCGCCCCTGACCGTCGAGTACGACAAGGTCGGTGACATCCTTTACATTAACAAGTGTTCCCCCTACGCCGAGCAGGAGTCGGACGAGCTCGAGTACGGCGTCGTCGCGCGCCTGAACCCGACGTCGAGGGACGTCGAAAACCTCGAGATACTCTTCTTCTCCCGCAGAATCGCGAATGGGGAGACGCTTCGTCTCCCCGTGCTCGCTGATTTCCATCTCCCGCACACTGCCTGAGGGGACGTCATGGAGCTTTCCAGTGAGCAGTACCAGGCGTGGATGGAACAGAGGCGACGACGCAGCGCGTGAGAGGCTGCGCCGCGTGTTCGAGCGGGCAAGGAGAAGATCCATGGGTCGCGCCGAAGAGAATCCAAGGTGATAGAGAGTTACGTCGTCTGCGTGAGCAACGCGGGATTCAAGACCGCGCTTGTGGTCCGAAAGGTGTACCGCGCTCTCAGCGACGCCGAGGCGGGGAAGCGCGGTCTCATCCGGGTCGTCGACGAGTCGGGGGAGGACTACTTGTTTCCCGCGACCCTGTTCGTGCCCATCGATCTACCGAAAGAAGCTGCGAGGGCCTTCTCGGCGGCGTCATAGGCGCTTCCCGCACGGATGCGGAATTGCAACGCTCGTCTGTCAACGTGTCGGTAAGATAGACTCCCGCGCATGCTGAGCTGCCCCGCGTGCGGCCTCGCCGACAGAGCCGAGGCGGGTCCGTGCCCCCGCTGCGGCGCGCCGCCGCGCCGGCCCGCCGAGGATCGAACGACGGTCCCGTTGGTTCTCCCGCCCGAGATCGGTCCCGGCTACCTGCTCCACGGCAACTACCGCATCGTGAAGGAGCTGGGGAAAGGGGGCTTCGGGCGCGTCTTCCTGGCGCGCGACCAGGGGCTCGAGCGCGACGTCGCCGTCAAGTTCCTCACGCTGGAAAGAGTCGCTCCCACGGAAATCCCCGCCATCAAGGAGCGCTTCCGCCGCGAGGCGCAGGCCCTCGCCCGCTACAGCGCGAGGACTCGCCACGTCGTGAGCGTGGCGCTCGTGGGAGACGTCGCGGGCCTCCCCTTCTTCGTGATGGAGTGCCTGTCCGAGGGGACGCTCCACGATCGGATCAACCAGCGCGGGCTGCTCCCGCCCCTCGAAGCGGCGTCGCTCGTGGCGGACGTCGCGGCGGCGCTCGGGTTCGTCCACGCGGACGGATCGATTCACCGCGACATCAAGCCGGCGAACATCTTCGTGCGCGCGGGGCAGGCGGTCCTGGGCGATTTCGGCATCGCCAAGATCGCCGACATGCCCGCGCTGACGACGAGCAACCCGCCGCTGACGCCGCAGTACGCGGCCCCCGAGGTCATCAAGTTCGAGGCGAGCGATCATCGCGCCGATCTCTTCTCCCTGGGCTGCGTCCTCCACGAGTGCCTGACGGGAAGCCTCCTCTTCGACGGCGACAGCTACAGGGAGGTGGCGGGGAAGATCGGCGAGGCGCGCGAGGTCGATCTCTCGCCTCTTCAGTACACCGTCCCCCTGCCTCTCATCGACGTGCTCCGACGGTCGCTGGCCAAGAAGGCGGCCGAGCGCTACCCCACGGCCGCCGCGATGGAGAAGGATCTCCGCGAGATCGTGCAGCGCCGGTCCGGGTCGGACGTGAAGCCCGCAAAGCCCATTGGGGCGACCGTTCCCATCGCCACGGCGCCGCCGGTCCCGGAGAAGCTCTCGGGCGACAGAACGCTCGTGGATCCTCGGTTGAAGATGCCTGGCGGGACCAGGGTGGAAGCCGGTCCGACTCGACGTGTGTGGGATCCGATCGTCGAGCCGCCCCCTTCCCGCAAGGGTCGGTGGATCGCGGGCGCCCTGATCGCGGCGATTGGCGCCGGCGTTCTCCTCTGGTTGGCGTTGCGCCCGGAGACACATCCATCGGCTCTCACGGGAACAGACAAGGTCGCG
It contains:
- the otsB gene encoding trehalose-phosphatase → MMELEESRGALGGIPASFWAAARAAEHRLLSLDYDGTLAPFRTDRHEAVPFPHSMSALSKIVRSGATTVAVVSGRPVEELDAFIGGLGVMLVGECGWEEMLSPGVMVAHHVDRRDGDALDRATGAVAFRLWSRRLERKRASVMLHTRGLGASEAEEILRECESRWLAIAAESGLRLTRVDGGLELRVPGRDKGTTVQEILRRSPAGTFPVHVGDDVADEEAFSALEGTGLGVRIAGSDTPTRAHGRLASWIDLPLFLRRWLDVVERDAAS
- a CDS encoding trehalose-6-phosphate synthase, which encodes MSGDRRLVVVSNRLPCVESAAGTGKSEPLAGGLVTALLGVLSRSPGSLWFGWSGRIADPARPASITRQFLDGVELLGCPLSRQEFDRFYLGFCNETLWPLLHCFQGRVRIDLDQERSYREVQARFASVLKPHLRDGDIVWIHDYHLFPLGRELRRLGWHGPIGFFLHTPFPPHEHWQLLPDPRDYLDACLAYDVVGFQLQRYLDNYIYACRKELNARGEGNVLIAGGHVQRVGVYPVGIEPAEFLPGRETSAATERARDLIPTLRDRRLILGVDRLDYTKGIPERILAFEQFLTTYPEWRKKVVYVQIASPSRATVPEYGRQKRRLDAIIGRVNGEMGEHDWTPIRYLYRSYPREFLAELYRDADVMLVTPLRDGMNLVAKEFVASQDRESPGVLVLSRFTGAAEDLLEAIIVNPIVLSDVADGIRTALSMTVSERRRRHAALLARVLMSKSSDWGRRFVDDLAAVRSGAPSNVRPWPDSRPRRASRISSS
- a CDS encoding tetratricopeptide repeat protein, producing the protein MFGIERLRALSRALLPASLAALLAVTAGCAGRETTRARPFKNMDTSVAYVGSESCRPCHAQIGESFATTGMGRSLYPLTPDRVVEDFTRKNRFDVVADRISYEMVAGGDDHFMRMDVHDADGSVLTSATRKIRYVIGSGNHSRSYVSEDGGGLYQMPICWYPDKPGWDLCPGYELNGEHFGRKIEASCLFCHDARVSLAAGTENHFAEPLPHGIDCERCHGPGDLHVARWKTLSDHPPESDDTIVNPRKLGRVTRIQVCLQCHLGDSDAGARVTRPDHDLRDFRPGGHIGEYLDVLSFDPPMANRFGLGSQGDRLMLSRCYKESGGGVDCLTCHDPHVSVFSKSRPADQFRRACLTCHTTASCAVSEPERRRQSALDDCVACHMRRSEPADQRYTAFTDHWIRRRIDPPAPPAAERPGATLSVLRVGGEPEGGEGPTAFSMGVAYFAKKMEGTYSSLIPWSKPEGEFRSVVEREPTLAEGWHMLGTVALRQGHITEAIGDFREALKLKPDHARARRQLAAALLLQGRAGEAEPLLRRAVAENPSDIAAMSDLARALVVLGSEGEAGEILARALGLDPGEPTLRANQGMLEARLGRHTDAVPDLRAAASLAPGVPEIWDALASSLIASHQVRAALGPARRAVTLRPTLSAAQYHFGVALAAAGELREARAAFQMAVTLNPASSEALAALSGLPEPGALAQSGTLPPPRAPGARPAGGTPPPRGPASSAPGSSNRLTRIP
- a CDS encoding M28 family peptidase; this translates as MLDRIQRHLGALIGDRSPLGGPDRLREAESYAERILQAAGLRVTREPIAVAGGAWCNVFGDLGPEGGAPLFVVGAHLDTVRGTPGADDNASGAAALLALAEWAGSRPSPRSHTLRFAAFNLEEWGMAGSLEHAEALRRAGRPVEGMISLEMIGYVDSAPGAQRFPPGMGFGRRRTGDFISVVGNGASRALTAGLARSLGAAGLPVEAASLPASLAMLVGASLSDHSSFWRQGYRAAMVGDTTFYRNPHYHLPTDTLETLSLPFIESVTQGVAGFLELLEGADR
- a CDS encoding glycosyltransferase gives rise to the protein MRVALDDYAEAAGPEAVQQIRELARPLRGKSVVHVNSTRIGGGVAEILARLVPLMADLGLDARWEVIDGTPEFFSVTKSLHNALQGDSVTISTRQLDVYQEVSRRNAESLRDRLKDADYVFIHDPQPAALLQHFADRRGKWVWRCHIDVSRPFRQVWKILRGFIRPYDASVFSLAAFAQPLSHPQYLIAPSIDPLSEKNIPLDAGDVEEIALGFDLEPSRPVILQVSRFDRFKDPVGVIRAYRLVKPHIPIQLVLAGGTADDDPEGAEVLSEVRAEAGDDPDIHVLELPPDSHRAINALQRHATLVLQKSTREGFGLTVTEAMWKEKAVIGGETGGIPLQVVNYHTGFLVSSPEGAALRMRYLLSRPELMATMGRKGRRFVRENFLLTRHLREYLTLILGLHYGASESVEIR